The Chrysemys picta bellii isolate R12L10 chromosome 5, ASM1138683v2, whole genome shotgun sequence genome includes a window with the following:
- the LOC101933473 gene encoding kynurenine/alpha-aminoadipate aminotransferase, mitochondrial isoform X1: MDYSQFLSVVSAAREENLTEVIGSLAQKNPSVIMISGGLPNPNYFPFKTASFTLEDGTTIEIGEALMKRALQYSSTKGIPEFLSWLKDLQMSLHNPPTAKYSPDQGQMEICVTTGSQDGLSKVFDMLVNPGDNVLLEDPSYSRTLSALKPLGCNIIKVPSDKHGIIPKALKEILSRWRPEDAKKLNNNLPKFLYTVPNGSNPSGTSLTADCKKKIYQLARCYDFLIIEDDPYYFLQFEKTKAPSFLSMDVDGRVIRCDTFSKIISAGLRLGFLTGPKPLIDRVILHMQSSTIASTFTQILMSELLHKWGQKGFLEHVDRIMEFYRTQRDAMLAAADKWLKGLAEWNIPTAGMFLWIKIKGISNAYQMIMENALERGVALVPGQSFSIDSSAPTPYVRASYSFASPDQMDQAFQKLAELIKETV, translated from the exons ATGGACTACTCCCAATTTCTCTCAGTAGTAAGTGCAGCAAGAGAGGAAAATCTTACAGAAGTTATAG GTAGTTTGGCACAGAAGAACCCCTCAGTAATCATGATCTCTGGAGGCCTGCCAAATCCTAACTATTTCCCATTTAAAACAGCAAGTTTCACTCTTGAAGATGGAACCACTATTGAAATTGGGGAGGCATTAATGAAGAGAGCCCTCCAGTATTCCTCCACAAAAGG AATTCCAGAGTTCTTGTCCTGGCTAAAGGATTTACAGATGAGTCTCCACAATCCTCCCACTGCCAAGTACAGTCCTGATCAGGGCCAAATGGAGATATGTGTCACCACTGGCAGCCAGGACGGCTTGTCTAAA GTGTTTGATATGCTTGTCAATCCTGGAGATAATGTCCTTTTAGAAGACCCCAGCTACTCAAGGACTCTGTCAGCA CTGAAACCACTGGGTTGTAACATTATCAAAGTCCCTTCTGACAAGCACGGTATTATTCCAAAAGCTCTGAAAGAAATTCTTTCCAGGTGGAGACCAGAAGACGCAAAAAAGCTGAACAACAATCTCCCCAAGTTCCTCTACACCGTTCCAAATGGTAGTAATCCATCTGGAACCTCATTAACTGCTGACTGCAAGAAGAAGATATACCAG cttgcaagatgttatgATTTCCTTATAATAGAAGATGATCCATATTATTTTCTTCAGTTTGAAAAG acTAAGGCACCATCATTTCTGTCAATGGATGTTGATGGTCGAGTGATCAGATGTGACACTTTTTCTAAAATTATCTCTGCTGG gTTGAGATTAGGCTTTTTAACAGGCCCCAAACCTCTTATTGACAGAGTTATTCTACATATGCAGAGTTCAACGATAGCCAGCACTTTCACACAG aTCCTAATGTCAGAACTTCTTCACAAATGGGGACAAAAGGGTTTTCTGGAGCATGTAGATAG GATAATGGAATTCTACAGGACCCAGAGAGATGCAATGCTTGCAGCAGCAGACAAGTGGTTAAAAG GTTTGGCGGAGTGGAACATCCCTACTGCTGGAATGTTTTTATGGATTAAGATTAAGGGAATTTCCAATGCATACCAGATGATTATGGAAAATGCTTTGGAGAGAGGG GTGGCTTTGGTTCCTGGACAATCGTTTAGCATTGATAGCTCAGCTCCTACTCCCTATGTCAGAGCTTCCTATTCTTTTGCTTCTCCAGACCAGATGGACCAG GCTTTCCAGAAGCTGGCTGAGCTTATAAAAGAAACTGTCTGA
- the LOC101933473 gene encoding kynurenine/alpha-aminoadipate aminotransferase, mitochondrial isoform X2, translating into MDYSQFLSVVSAAREENLTEVIGSLAQKNPSVIMISGGLPNPNYFPFKTASFTLEDGTTIEIGEALMKRALQYSSTKGIPEFLSWLKDLQMSLHNPPTAKYSPDQGQMEICVTTGSQDGLSKVFDMLVNPGDNVLLEDPSYSRTLSALKPLGCNIIKVPSDKHGIIPKALKEILSRWRPEDAKKLNNNLPKFLYTVPNGSNPSGTSLTADCKKKIYQLARCYDFLIIEDDPYYFLQFEKTKAPSFLSMDVDGRVIRCDTFSKIISAGLRLGFLTGPKPLIDRVILHMQSSTIASTFTQILMSELLHKWGQKGFLEHVDRIMEFYRTQRDAMLAAADKWLKGLAEWNIPTAGMFLWIKIKGISNAYQMIMENALERGAFQKLAELIKETV; encoded by the exons ATGGACTACTCCCAATTTCTCTCAGTAGTAAGTGCAGCAAGAGAGGAAAATCTTACAGAAGTTATAG GTAGTTTGGCACAGAAGAACCCCTCAGTAATCATGATCTCTGGAGGCCTGCCAAATCCTAACTATTTCCCATTTAAAACAGCAAGTTTCACTCTTGAAGATGGAACCACTATTGAAATTGGGGAGGCATTAATGAAGAGAGCCCTCCAGTATTCCTCCACAAAAGG AATTCCAGAGTTCTTGTCCTGGCTAAAGGATTTACAGATGAGTCTCCACAATCCTCCCACTGCCAAGTACAGTCCTGATCAGGGCCAAATGGAGATATGTGTCACCACTGGCAGCCAGGACGGCTTGTCTAAA GTGTTTGATATGCTTGTCAATCCTGGAGATAATGTCCTTTTAGAAGACCCCAGCTACTCAAGGACTCTGTCAGCA CTGAAACCACTGGGTTGTAACATTATCAAAGTCCCTTCTGACAAGCACGGTATTATTCCAAAAGCTCTGAAAGAAATTCTTTCCAGGTGGAGACCAGAAGACGCAAAAAAGCTGAACAACAATCTCCCCAAGTTCCTCTACACCGTTCCAAATGGTAGTAATCCATCTGGAACCTCATTAACTGCTGACTGCAAGAAGAAGATATACCAG cttgcaagatgttatgATTTCCTTATAATAGAAGATGATCCATATTATTTTCTTCAGTTTGAAAAG acTAAGGCACCATCATTTCTGTCAATGGATGTTGATGGTCGAGTGATCAGATGTGACACTTTTTCTAAAATTATCTCTGCTGG gTTGAGATTAGGCTTTTTAACAGGCCCCAAACCTCTTATTGACAGAGTTATTCTACATATGCAGAGTTCAACGATAGCCAGCACTTTCACACAG aTCCTAATGTCAGAACTTCTTCACAAATGGGGACAAAAGGGTTTTCTGGAGCATGTAGATAG GATAATGGAATTCTACAGGACCCAGAGAGATGCAATGCTTGCAGCAGCAGACAAGTGGTTAAAAG GTTTGGCGGAGTGGAACATCCCTACTGCTGGAATGTTTTTATGGATTAAGATTAAGGGAATTTCCAATGCATACCAGATGATTATGGAAAATGCTTTGGAGAGAGGG GCTTTCCAGAAGCTGGCTGAGCTTATAAAAGAAACTGTCTGA